TTAATTACGACCCTAATATAATGGATTCTGGCTTTCAAGGTCCAGAAAAACCGTCCCGTGTGGCCAGCGGGCTTATGGAGGACGGAGATGTTTACGATCTGGACAATGAAGATGAATTCCTCCCACCAACGGCAACAATATCCGGGTTTGGTGTGGACCATGTCAGGCAGCAGTTTGATCAAGATATTGATGAAGCACGAAAATTCTCAATACAGAGTCTCGATGAAGCTGAGAGGAACAGACAACGGGCACAATTTGTGCTTGCCCGAGCGACAGAATGGGATAAGACGACATGGGAAGGTCAGAACTTTTTGCATTATCTTGCCTACGACCACAATCCTAAGCCATCGATTAGCTTGCAATGGCTTATGGCACGAGCCATCGTGAAGCTGCCGCATCTGATGGGCAGAATGGATAAAGCGAATCGCACGCCGCTCACCACCGCCCTCTATGTAGGCAACGAGAGATTCAGTCATGCGGTATGCAACAACGTGGGGTCAAAGACACGCGAGCGAATCAAACCAGAGCTACTGAATGAATGCAAGCCTCACGATAATGATCGTGAAATCACATGTCTACATACTGCCTTGACTTGTGACTTTAGTACGGAggagcagagagagaaaatcgTCAAAAGCATTTGCAGTTTTGTTCCTGAAGAGTTATTCAGGATCACCGATCATAGAGGTCGTACACCTTTGCACCTGGCTGTAGAGTATGAGAGGTGCTGTAAGACACAAGTTGGTATTGTTGAAGAATTGCTTGTTCGAGGATCACAAGCACTAGATGTCGATATCTTGACATATAACCGCACTTACTCAGTTTACCAGTACCACGAAAGTACACGGAAAGCGGTACAAAGAAGGTTCGACCAAACGCCTGCGAGAGAAACGAAAGGggacaagctcaagctctCTGATACGAAATCAGATCCAAAGAGGGCCCCTTCTAAGCTTGAAATTGGCGCAATGGGACCCTCATCACTGTCTGGAGATAAAGAAGGGCCGGTTAGTTCTTTGAAGCGAAGAGATTCGATTACTACTACGTCTAGAGACCGCGGTGGTTATAAATTACAATTGGATACACAAGTGGTGTCCTCTCCACTTCGAGGGTCGCCAATCGATTCCGCACAAAACACACTAAGGGCGGCGACTctccaaaaagaagaagagcgggcACAAGCTGCTAAGCTAATTAGCgagcagctgaagcttcTATATCTTCGGACCCAAAGGCCGGATCGCGCTTCTCGCTGCCTGCGCCTACAAGACGAGCAAGGTATGTGATGGTTTGCTATGTGTGTTTATTCTATATACGACAAGCTTCTAACAGCCTCAGTAGATAAGGAGCTGTGGTTCGACTTTGGTCCACCCAAAAAACTTAGGAAGAATGAATTCCAGAAACAATTCGGCCATCTTAAGCTGGATAGTGTACTCCAATACGTGGCGTTTCCACAAATCGAGCTGattgaggacgatgacggtCCAGCTACAAGGCGCAAGACTAGGACAGTAGGTTTTAACATAACAATATTGCTTTCTAGAAAATTAATGCTTTTAGGatttggttttctttttcaactgGCTGAAGCAGAAAGGAGTGAAACGCATTGTTAAGGTATAAGAATGCCATAAACTTTGGAACTCAATTTTTGAATGCCCTTTTATTAAGCAAAATTTTAGGTTATTGTGGACGATTTGAAAACTCCCTCACATAGTGATGAAGCCATAGAAGAAGCATTGGAGTCATTTGTAAGTGACTAATTATGTATTCATACGTTCAGGGGCTTACTGTTTGCAGAATGTTGAGATACTTGACTGGCGGAGATTGGATCTTGACCCCGTATCGCTTACTCGAGTTGGGAAGTGTTTACGagaacttcatctccaatggAGTGGTAAGAACACCACTTTACGGGCATGGTCAGAAAAAGAGGGCTTGGCTATGATCCCCACGCTGGAGACAATTAGTGTCACCCAAGTTGAGGTATTCAAACCAACGCTCTTGGTCGCAAGACTCAGTCACTTACTAACATGTATTTTCGCATAGAGCTCTGAGTCTGATACAAGAGTCAATAGTAACTTCAATGACTTTGTAAAACGAGTTCATGAGTCTTGGTCATCTGAAAAACAGCCTATCATAAATGGCCCAATCCCCGCTAACAACTACCTCCTCAGAATGGGCATTCTTACAAGAGAAGGGCAGCTCAATCAAAGCCAAGAACGCGGCGTTGATCCACACAAGTGGATGCAATGCATGGAACACTTTAATTCCCATTTTAGGCAGATCCGTGCCCTGAGAGACAAGATAACTGATGCGTCACTGACACCTGTGGTGGTCGCTTTGATAGACGACGGGACAGACATCATGCATCCAGATCTGAAGGGTATGGGATTTCCGGGCAAGAGCTTCCACCACTATCGAGAAGGTTCAACATGGCGTGTATCTCCATACTGGGACTCTCCGTCTGGTCACGGGACGTTGATGGCTAGATTGATTCATCGCATTTGTCCGAGCGCCATTATTCATGTTATTAAGCTGCAGACTTTTGCAACTGAGGGCTCAACGAAACTTCAAATAAATCCCGATAGTGCGATACAGGTAAGTTAGCTCATTTAATTGCAGCTAGTTATAAATTCCTCTGATGGAAGTTATAGGCGATAAACTATGCAGCAGAGCAAGGTGCTCAAATTATTTCTATGTCTTGGACAATCAAGCCACCCACAGAACCAACTAAGAAAGCAGACTTTGATCATGCAATCAACAATGCTCTCAACATAAAAGGCCTCCTCATGTTTTGCGCTGCTAGCGACCAGGGAAAGTCTGCGGACCTGATGTATCCGCACGGCAGCAACCCTAATAGCTTCAGAATCGGCGCTGCGAAAGCCACAGGCAGCATGCTCGACACAGTTGGTGATGCGCACGAACTCAGCTTCATTTTCCCGGGCCACGAAGTTGTGATTGATCATAACTATCAAGATGTGCAAGACAAAACATTTCAGAAATTCGAAGCTCATTCTGGTAGCTCGGTGGCAACTGCGCTGGCAACTGGTCTGGCTGCACTTGTCATGGAGTGTGTCAGATTGGGTATCATGCATACCAATGAGACGAATCAGAGTGATCATACTGTTGCGATAACGAAAGAAGACTTGACGAAGATTAGAGAACGGCAGCAGATGGAACATGCGCTGACATCGATTGGAACCAGCCATCTTACGAAGAATAAGTACATTGAGGTTTGGAAGACGTTTAGCGGCGCCGCGGAGGATTTGAAGAATAGTGAGGGCGATAGAATAGGTCAACTGGGGAGAATTGCAGGTTTAGCGAGGATGTTTCTTAGAAAGGGCGCTTGAGGCAATTAGACTTGAAACTTGACGGTTCCTTAATGGGATTGTGTTGGTAATGGATTGTATATTTTACATCTGAaagatttcttttttcttttttctttttctctaaGCTGAGGTATCTTTCTTCATACGCCGCCACGCCTAATAATCACTTTTCACTTTGCAATCTCTCCCTTGACCCAGGCCTCCAAACCTCCCCTGCTAATGATCTCTTGCACATTCGGCGGCAGTTCACCCACCTTCTGGCTCCACGTCTCTCCGTTGTCCTCTGTGACGACGACCTTGCTCCTGCGTACGTCCCACAGGAACTTCCATCCCGTGCGTCGCGTGAGCTGAATGTCGGCACCGTCGCCCTTGGGGAAGCGCTCGCGAAGGCGCTGGATCAGGCGAGGCACTTCAACGGTGAGGAGCgcgttgttgatgctgttacGGCCGAAGATGTTGCCGAAAGAGCCGGAGACGACGAGCGGGATCTTTTTGGCGAGGATAGCGGTAGCGGCTATTGATACAGATTATTAGTCGGTCGTTTGGAGAAGAATACCCCTTCTGGGAACACTTACCTTGCTCTCGTGATGAGCCAGTTCCAAAGTTAAATCCTCCGACCAACACGTCTCCAGGGCGGGCGATATCCTTGAAGGCGGCGTCGTAGTTTTCCATGCATacctctgccatcttctcgaCTGGGACGTTATCTTGATATGTGTATTTGCCTGGGTATATACCGTCTgtgttgatgttgtcggCGTCGCAAAATACGATCTCGCCCTCGACTTTCTCTGGGAAACCAGGTACAATGTCGGTCAGCGTCTCCTCGGCGTTGTCTGCAGGTGCTGCAGTTGAAGCGCCCATATCCTTCTCGGCGTCGAAGATCATGCTGTCGGCCTGAGCGATGATCTTATCCAGGGCGTCCTCAACGCTCATGGCCTTATCTGCCTCCAGGTTGCCACTGCCCTCACCGAGGATAACCTTGTCGATGCCTTCAGGCTTCTGGTACCATCCAGGACCACTGATATAACCTGACAGGGCACTGGCGGCGACTACTTCTGGCGATCCGAGATAtgcctttgcttctttaGATCCCATTCTTCCTGAAAAGTTTCTGTTTGATGCGCTAATGCCGACCTCGTTGGGCTCAAGCAGTCCAGTTCCAAGCCCAATACAAGGTCCGCACCCTGATGGAAGTGTTTCCACGCCGGCATCTAGGAGAACCTGCCAATCGCCAGCTTCCTCCGCTATCTGTTGTTCAGCTAGAGAGGCAGCGGCAACGTAGAACTTGACACCAGGGGCAATCTTGGGTGCAACACCATCTTTCGCAGCCTCGCGGAATACACGAGCGGCAGCACTAATGTCGGACGCTCTTCCGTTAGTGCAGGATACCAAATCTTTAGCCAAGTTAGTAAACTTCAGGGGAAACGGCGTGAGTGATTATAGTTACAAGCTTTGTCGACGGGAATCTTTTGAGCCTCAAGATCGCGAAGGGGCGTGGCCACCTTGACAGAGTTGGGTCCTGAGACAAATGGGGATAGGGATGTAAGATCGAGATAAAGCGACTTGGCGTAAGTTGCACCGGGGTCGGCAGTGAGCCGGTTCTCAGAGAGCTGGGCGATCCGGTCGTGTGTAAAACGGGCATTGGCATCAGGCTCTGAGTTGAGCATGGCGGATGTGGTGGCCTTGGCTCGCAGCCAGTTGATCAAGACATCGTCAATGGGGAAAAGCCTGTCGCAGTTGTCAGTCTGGTTCCCAATGCGCTCATAGCAAGTCCAACATACCCACTGAGCGCGCCCCATTCCGTCGTCATGTTTGCGATTGTGATCCTTTCGTCTATAGAAAGGCTACGCATTGTTTCTTCGGAACCAGTGAATTCGATGGCGTGATTTAGGACAGAATCGTCATTCACCAATCCACAGAGCGCCACGATGACATCCTTCGCAGTAACACCCGGAGGTAGAACGCCCAGGAGAGTGACTTTGGCGATAGGCGGGATCTGCCACCATGTCCGACCAGTCGCAAGTATACTGGCAGCATCGGTCCTCACAATGGGAGTACCCACGGCTCCAATTGCGCCATAGCTATTGGAGTGGCTGTCAGACGCAACGGTCAAGGTCCCCGGCCAAGCATAGCCCTCCTCAATCATCAGCTGATGGCCAATACCCCGGCCAGCGCCAAAGAAATCAATGCCATGGTTCTGAGCGAACTCTTGTATCAATTCGTACTTCTTCAGGTTCGTAGGCGATCGATTCTGCACGTCGTGATCCAAAGTCATGACAATTTGGCTGCTATCATGGACCTTGGTGGCGCCTATGTCCATCCATTTCTTAATAATGGGAAAACTGTTATCATGGGACATGCTGCGGTGCGGCGCGATGGAGATGTAGTCGCCGGAATGGACCGTCTTGCCCGGCGCAAGGCCGACGGCGTACCGCTGGACGATCTTCTCAGTGAGCGTCTGAGGCTTTCCGACGGCTggtggggaggaggaggggatgTCTGAATTGCGAGAGCTGTCGAGCTGCGAGTGGAAAGCGTCAGGCCTTCGATAGGCGCCGGTGACGCTGTAAGAACGGCATattggtgatgttgaaggCAGCTGTGGTGCTAGAGATCGCGGTGTTGTGCGGCCGAGAAGCGTGGCGCATCTCCTGGCGGAGCGGCCAGCTATTCCACGCTGTGAAGAGCCACGAAGTTAGCAATTATCTTGTAATTGATATGTCGTGTAGCCATCGCCTAATTGGCCTGATCTGGGGCATGGAGAAGACATACTGCTTGCATCATTGTGAGACgactggatgaagatgcatcAAAACTTTATCCGAGATCGGGATGGCGGCATCTAGAAAAAAGTTTGGCGGGGTCTGCGGGGAGCTAATCCGAAACCCAGACGCTATAATTGGTTGAAACACAACTGACATGTTGGATGCGGATAAAAGTGTATTTGTCTATGTAGGAAGAAAATCATCTGATGTTGTTTCATGTTGTTAAAGCCATGTTGTTAAAGCCATGTTGTTATAACTCATAGTTGATGTTGCGCAACCAATAGGAAGTTGTCGGAATGCGGGTTGCGTCATCAGTTACTGATAGGCGGCTCAATGTTTTGCCTATGCAACCAAAAGAGGCTCACTTGATTGAGTGAAAGATAGCAAAAGCATCGGATATCGTCCATCCTTGTTTGGCGCTCCCCACAGTTGTGTCAGTTTCTCGATGCAAGGGCGCACGCTAGAATCATCCCGCGCCCTTGGCCCCACGCGCTGAGAAATGCCGGCCATTCTTAGATCTTCCATTTACATCTTACACATGCTCATGGCCATCAATATCAGTTGAAAGAGCAGTATAAATGATATAAGTGAACCAAGTGGActcattttctttcatcCACCAACTATCtcagcttcatccttcaAGACCAACCCAAGTAATTCGCGAAACTCAAAATCATCATGTCGACAGCGGAATCTATCCCAAAAGTCCTCGACTCATTTACTGAGAAATGGTCCCCGCGCCTTGTCGCAGCAATCAACGACCACCACGTCAAAGTTGCCAAAATAGATGGCGAATTCATCTGGCACTCACATCCAAACTCCGACGAACTCTTCTATCTCCTGGCTGGCAAGTTGACCATCGAGCTTGAGGGCCTGGATGATGTTGTGATGCAAGTTGGCGATATGTTTGTCGTCCCAAAGGGCATCAGACACCGTCCTGTCGCGGAAGAGGCTACCATCATGTTGATGGAACACGAGTCTACGATTAATACTGGAGACGAGACTAGTTCGGACAGAACAGTACAAGTCAAGGATGCTCGCGGGCAGTCTTGATGTGGGCGGGTGTGTAATGACGGTACGAGGAGGGTTAAATGAAGTCTTTGAGGACAAATGGGAATAGGTGCGATGTATATAATGAACCTACCATCTCTACTAGGTTCTTACTTGTATGGTGTTGTGTACATGAACTCGGGAGTTACTGTTTCTATGCAATTATGAATTGAACACAGACTGCAGCTATTATTGAGCTGTCCAAATAAATGGATTCTCACTCCAACACCTCGTTAGAGGAAATAAGTCAAACGTTCATCCAGAGAAATTTGCTGTCGTGTTTTTACCTGATTTATTCGCCTCTCACTTGATGCAACTTGTTCTATGAGATTCGATCTTGCCTGAATTGTACGATGCTGCGGTTACAGGCCCTCTGGCAAACAGAAACTGAACCTCAACCAGGTTGAAGATCTAATATAACTTGTGCTTCACGTTGTCGCCATAGACGAAATTGAGAGACATATGTAGGTTATACAGCTCAAGATAACATCGCCTATGTAGG
This genomic interval from Trichoderma breve strain T069 chromosome 7 map unlocalized scaffold00008, whole genome shotgun sequence contains the following:
- a CDS encoding subtilase family domain-containing protein, yielding MDSGFQGPEKPSRVASGLMEDGDVYDLDNEDEFLPPTATISGFGVDHVRQQFDQDIDEARKFSIQSLDEAERNRQRAQFVLARATEWDKTTWEGQNFLHYLAYDHNPKPSISLQWLMARAIVKLPHLMGRMDKANRTPLTTALYVGNERFSHAVCNNVGSKTRERIKPELLNECKPHDNDREITCLHTALTCDFSTEEQREKIVKSICSFVPEELFRITDHRGRTPLHLAVEYERCCKTQVGIVEELLVRGSQALDVDILTYNRTYSVYQYHESTRKAVQRRFDQTPARETKGDKLKLSDTKSDPKRAPSKLEIGAMGPSSLSGDKEGPVSSLKRRDSITTTSRDRGGYKLQLDTQVVSSPLRGSPIDSAQNTLRAATLQKEEERAQAAKLISEQLKLLYLRTQRPDRASRCLRLQDEQDKELWFDFGPPKKLRKNEFQKQFGHLKLDSVLQYVAFPQIELIEDDDGPATRRKTRTDLVFFFNWLKQKGVKRIVKVIVDDLKTPSHSDEAIEEALESFNVEILDWRRLDLDPVSLTRVGKCLRELHLQWSGKNTTLRAWSEKEGLAMIPTLETISVTQVESSESDTRVNSNFNDFVKRVHESWSSEKQPIINGPIPANNYLLRMGILTREGQLNQSQERGVDPHKWMQCMEHFNSHFRQIRALRDKITDASLTPVVVALIDDGTDIMHPDLKGMGFPGKSFHHYREGSTWRVSPYWDSPSGHGTLMARLIHRICPSAIIHVIKLQTFATEGSTKLQINPDSAIQAINYAAEQGAQIISMSWTIKPPTEPTKKADFDHAINNALNIKGLLMFCAASDQGKSADLMYPHGSNPNSFRIGAAKATGSMLDTVGDAHELSFIFPGHEKFEAHSGSSVATALATGLAALVMECVRLGIMHTNETNQSDHTVAITKEDLTKIRERQQMEHALTSIGTSHLTKNKYIEVWKTFSGAAEDLKNSEGDRIGQLGRIAGLARMFLRKGA
- a CDS encoding aconitase family (aconitate hydratase) domain-containing protein, coding for MMQARGIAGRSARRCATLLGRTTPRSLAPQLPSTSPICRSYSVTGAYRRPDAFHSQLDSSRNSDIPSSSPPAVGKPQTLTEKIVQRYAVGLAPGKTVHSGDYISIAPHRSMSHDNSFPIIKKWMDIGATKVHDSSQIVMTLDHDVQNRSPTNLKKYELIQEFAQNHGIDFFGAGRGIGHQLMIEEGYAWPGTLTVASDSHSNSYGAIGAVGTPIVRTDAASILATGRTWWQIPPIAKVTLLGVLPPGVTAKDVIVALCGLVNDDSVLNHAIEFTGSEETMRSLSIDERITIANMTTEWGALSGLFPIDDVLINWLRAKATTSAMLNSEPDANARFTHDRIAQLSENRLTADPGATYAKSLYLDLTSLSPFVSGPNSVKVATPLRDLEAQKIPVDKAYLVSCTNGRASDISAAARVFREAAKDGVAPKIAPGVKFYVAAASLAEQQIAEEAGDWQVLLDAGVETLPSGCGPCIGLGTGLLEPNEVGISASNRNFSGRMGSKEAKAYLGSPEVVAASALSGYISGPGWYQKPEGIDKVILGEGSGNLEADKAMSVEDALDKIIAQADSMIFDAEKDMGASTAAPADNAEETLTDIVPGFPEKVEGEIVFCDADNINTDGIYPGKYTYQDNVPVEKMAEVCMENYDAAFKDIARPGDVLVGGFNFGTGSSREQAATAILAKKIPLVVSGSFGNIFGRNSINNALLTVEVPRLIQRLRERFPKGDGADIQLTRRTGWKFLWDVRRSKVVVTEDNGETWSQKVGELPPNVQEIISRGGLEAWVKGEIAK
- a CDS encoding cupin domain-containing protein, which produces MSTAESIPKVLDSFTEKWSPRLVAAINDHHVKVAKIDGEFIWHSHPNSDELFYLLAGKLTIELEGLDDVVMQVGDMFVVPKGIRHRPVAEEATIMLMEHESTINTGDETSSDRTVQVKDARGQS